One region of Vespa crabro chromosome 15, iyVesCrab1.2, whole genome shotgun sequence genomic DNA includes:
- the LOC124429440 gene encoding uncharacterized protein LOC124429440, translating into MPGGVVFLVCIPTLSYEHELVFGIPVKPPKKPEELTPSVAGPKVDLRLKEVKTKAQLLTLDDDDDLENEVALVGDDDTDLDVSSRKYSRARAALRSKTPIFVSMETVLTELLKKLKVEHVVWCKDKENMYYEVIFPVPAGDACENCIHCLTEMGIGVKMNSIVSVIPTQCTYNSVGSNGSAMVKDEIARRKKEAQDRKDAWTDFVDSIRSKLTVKQVVDGVRSGGDLSFDYVLLVLTADCLAALGLVENSATNVVAAMLVSPLMGPVMSLTFGTIIADRSLQLIGLKSLLLGIFLSILFGFIFGLILGTTEMPWGFNDWPTDEMKGRGNYRSLWMGVLWALPSGTGVAVALLQGSNGPLIGVAISASLLPPVVNCGLFWALGCIWLIYRPIKMPHIKGESYTDFNSSYVYVYTDYLPVEFFCNGIISACLTFINVMCIFITAIIVLKIKEVASPYTSTPELRRFWEHDIRLVRDKNISRDNSSLDSSYYDGLSKTKQKVLERTLNEAVREAIDDETFRKVQRMSYGHGAEEITPKLGLPMHVGVNNEDGRSSDEIIDRSTSVDRPPNGLPDSTSTNEDLEALDRLITYLLGQPISTANNNLDTWRRSRQASARGYRQLHGTGAAAEAGNIDTTPF; encoded by the exons ATGCCTGGTGGTGTAGTATTTTTAGTGTGCATTCCTACTTTGAGTTACGAGCACGAGCTGGTTTTTGGTATCCCCGTGAAACCCCCGAAAAAACCTGAAGAACTTACTCCCTCTGTCGCCGGACCTAAAGTCGATTTACGATTGAAAGAAGTGAAAACTAAAGCACAGCTTCTCACgctcgacgacgatgacgacctGGAGAACGAGGTTGCGCTCGTTGGCGACGATGACACTGATTTGGACGTTTCATCGCGAAAATATTCACGTGCTCGGGCTGCTCTTCGTTCGAAGACACCTATCTTCGTTTCCATGGAAACG GTGTTGACCGAATTGCTGAAGAAACTCAAAGTGGAGCACGTTGTATGGTGCAAAGACAAGGAGAACATGTACTACGAG GTCATATTCCCAGTTCCTGCTGGCGATGCATGTGAAAACTGTATACATTGTCTCACAGAGATGGGCATAGGAGTCAAAATGAACTCCATCGTCAG TGTAATACCGACTCAGTGTACCTATAATAGCGTGGGATCTAACGGATCGGCAATGGTCAAGGACGAAATAGCTCGCAG gaaaaaagaagctcAGGATCGGAAGGATGCTTGGACTGATTTCGTAGATTCTATACGTTCAAAGTTGACGGTCAAGCAAGTGGTGGATGGTGTTCGAAGTGGCGGcgatctttctttcgattacGTTCTACTGGTGTTAACGGCAGA TTGTTTAGCTGCGTTGGGTCTTGTTGAAAACAGTGCAACCAATGTGGTAGCAGCCATGTTGGTATCACCTTTGATG GGACCCGTTATGTCTTTGACCTTTGGCACGATAATAGCAGATAGAAGTCTTCAATTGATTGGATTGAAGAGTCTCTTGTTAGGTATATTCTTGTCTATACTTTTTGGATTTATATTTGGCCTTATCCTTGGAACGACAGAAATGCCTTGGGGTTTCAACGATTGGCCGACCGACGAAATGAAAGGCAG AGGTAACTACAGATCCCTTTGGATGGGTGTACTGTGGGCACTTCCTTCGGGTACAGGCGTAGCCGTAGCCTTGTTGCAAGGTAGTAATGGTCCTTTGATCGGTGTTGCTATATCCGCTTCGTTGTTACCACCGGTTGTTAATTGC GGCTTGTTTTGGGCTCTTGGATGCATCTGGTTGATATATCGGCCTATCAAAATGCCACACATAAAAGGAGAATCTTATACAGATTTCAATAGTTCTTACGTATACGTTTATACAGATTATCTGCCCGTCGAGTTCTTTTGCAATGGGATTATCAGTGCATGCTTGACCTTTATTAATGTAATGTGTATTTTCATCACGGCGATAATAGTCCTCAAG ATTAAGGAAGTAGCCTCGCCGTATACTTCTACACCGGAATTAAGACGATTCTGGGAACATGATATACGTTTGGttcgtgataaaaatatttccagaGATAACAGTTCTCTGGATTCAAG CTATTATGACGGGTTGAgtaaaactaaacaaaaagTATTAGAACGAACTCTAAATGAAGCCGTACGCGAGGCAATCGACGACGAGACCTTTAGAAAAGTTCAAAGGATGAGTTATGGGCATGGGGCAGAAGAG ATCACTCCGAAACTTGGCCTTCCTATGCACGTTGGCGTCAATAACGAAGATGGAAGGTCAAGCGACGAAATAATTGATCGTTCCACGAGCGTTGATCGTCCACCAAACGGTTTACCAGATTCTACAAGTACCAACGAAGACCTCGAGGCTCTTGATAGACTGATCACATATCTTCTGGGTCAACCAATTAGTACTGCTAACAATAACTTGGATACATGGCGCCGATCGCGTCAAGCGAGCGCTAGAGGTTACAGACAACTACATGGAACTGGTGCAGCCGCTGAAGCTGGTAACATTGATACAACACCTTTCTAA
- the LOC124429442 gene encoding uridine-cytidine kinase-like 1, translated as MAAKVKHYDPFSSASSESEDEEIYSDDCECLVDEICDEATPTSQSPRPPSTDLQKSPRSRRQRTTSMTQSSKKTSAESIIRSKRGTIYTAGRPPWYNSAGQQVEPFVIGICGGSASGKTTVATKIIESLSVQWVTLLSMDSFYKVLNEKQHEMAARNEYNFDHPDAFDIELLKTTLQRLKEGRMVEVPIYNFVTHRRESRTKTMYGANVIIFEGIFTFYNVDVLKMCDMKIFVDTDADVRLARRLRRDISQRGRDLEGVLKQYCTMVQPAFYYYIAPLMVHADIIVPRGGENEVAIELIVQHVHTQLQLRGFKLREQLAHSYIGQPLPTSLYLLPDTPQIKGLHTFIRNKDTYRDEFIFYSKRLIRLVIEYALSLLPFEEVTVETPQGIPYQGKRGATDKICGVSILRAGETMEQAVRDVCKDIRIGKILIQTNQQTGEPELYYLRLPKDIKDYRVILMDATVATGAAAMMAIRILLDHDVAEENVLLVSLLMAESGVHSIAYAFPKVKIVTSALDPEINNKFYVLPGIGNFGDRYFGTEPSSIDD; from the exons ATGGCTGCGAAGGTAAAACATTACGACCCGTTCAGCTCGGCGAGTTCAGAGAG CGAGGATGAAGAAATTTATTCGGACGATTGTGAATGTCTCGTCGACGAAATTTGCGACGAAGCGACACCCACGTCCCAATCGCCAAGACCACCTTCCACTG ATTTGCAAAAATCACCACGCTCGAGAAGGCAACGTACTACAAGTATGACGCAATCTAGTAAAAAGACATCCGCGGAATCTATCATTAGAAGTAAGAGAGGAACCATATATACGGCTGGTAGACCGCCTTGGTATAATTCCGCGGGACAGCAGGTAGAACCTTTCGTAATTG GAATATGCGGAGGTAGTGCTTCGGGAAAAACTACAGTGGctacaaaaataatagaatcgtTGAGCGTACAATGGGTTACTCTCCTCAGTATGGATTCGTTTTACAAA gtattaaatgaaaaacagCATGAAATGGCGGCACGCAACGAATATAATTTCGATCATCCGGATGCGTTCGATATAGAACTTCTTAAGACTACGTTGCAACGATTAAAAGAGGGAAGAATGGTGGAAGTTcctatttataattttgtaacgCATCGTAGAGAGAGTAGGACT aaaacaaTGTATGGCGCCAATGTCATTATATTTGAGGGAATATTTACCTTTTATAATGTGGACGTATTGAAG ATGTGCGATATGAAGATATTCGTTGATACCGATGCCGACGTACGACTTGCACGAAGATTACGTAGAGATATATCGCAAAGAGGAAGGGACCTGGAAGGTGTCTTGAAACAATATTGTACTATGGTACAACCtgccttttattattacatagcACCGCTTATGGTCCATGCCGATATTATTGTACCTCGCGGCGGAGAAAATGAAGTTGCTATAGAACTTATTGTACAACATGTGCATACGCAATTGCAATTG AGAGGATTTAAGCTTAGAGAACAATTAGCCCATTCTTACATAGGTCAACCATTGCCAACGTCTTTGTATTTACTACCTGATACACCACAAATTAAAGGTCTACATACGTTTATAAGAAACAAGGATACCTATAGagatgaatttatattttattcgaaacgtTTGATACGCTTGGTGATAGAGTACGCATTGTCTCTGTTGCCATTCGAG GAAGTCACGGTGGAGACACCACAAGGAATACCTTATCAAGGGAAACGTGGTGCGACAGACAAGATCTGTGGCGTGTCTATATTACGAGCTGGAGAAACGATGGAACAGGCGGTTCGAGATGTATGTAAAGACATAAGGAtaggaaaaattttaatacaaacGAATCAACAGACTGGTGAACCTGag CTGTATTATTTGCGTCTTCCGAAAGATATCAAGGATTACAGAGTCATATTAATGGATGCTACGGTAGCAACCGGTGCTGCTGCTATGATGGCCATTAGAATTCTTCTCGATCACGACGTAGCGGAAGAAAATGTTTTACTAGTCTCTTTACTTATGGCGGAATCAGGTGTCCATTCTATCGCCTATGCTTTTCCAAAAGTGAAAATAGTTACTTCCGCTTTGGATCcagagataaataataaattttacgtaCTACCAGGTATCGGTAATTTTGGTGATAGATATTTCGGTACCGAGCCATCTTCCATAGACGATTAA